A genomic segment from Polyangium mundeleinium encodes:
- a CDS encoding reverse transcriptase domain-containing protein, which translates to MKTASFSAPWRGSSAEAYLTRFADDFVVCFQYKRDAERLDRILTKRMGKFGLELAREKTRMLLFGRFARGQMAEYGKKPETFEFLGFKHVCGVDRNGKAAVVRIPSTKSCRKFLDRIHECLRRHIREGGSKVMRPGTFDLLGFTHDWVKSRWGNWVVGQKTASNGFTRALARVAQWCRENLHQSVRWQWRILTQKIRGHYGYYGITGNFRAIDRFMQEVRRVWRKWLTRRSNRAHMTWERMEKLLERYPLPRPRIMVNSRFA; encoded by the coding sequence TTGAAGACCGCCTCGTTCAGCGCGCCGTGGCGCGGATCCTCAGCGGAGGCGTACCTGACGAGGTTCGCCGACGATTTCGTCGTATGCTTCCAATACAAGCGAGACGCCGAACGCCTCGACCGCATCCTGACGAAGAGGATGGGGAAATTCGGGCTGGAGCTGGCCCGTGAGAAGACCCGGATGCTGCTCTTTGGGCGGTTTGCACGCGGACAGATGGCCGAATACGGCAAGAAGCCGGAGACCTTCGAGTTCCTCGGCTTCAAGCACGTATGCGGCGTCGACCGCAATGGCAAGGCCGCCGTCGTGCGTATTCCTAGCACGAAGAGCTGTCGCAAGTTTCTGGACCGAATACACGAATGCCTTCGGAGACACATACGGGAAGGAGGGAGCAAGGTCATGCGACCTGGCACATTTGACCTGCTGGGCTTCACCCATGACTGGGTGAAGTCGCGGTGGGGAAACTGGGTGGTGGGGCAGAAAACGGCCAGCAACGGCTTCACGCGGGCGCTCGCAAGAGTCGCCCAATGGTGCCGGGAAAACCTGCACCAGTCAGTCCGCTGGCAGTGGCGGATCCTCACGCAGAAGATTCGTGGTCATTACGGGTATTACGGGATCACCGGAAACTTCAGGGCCATCGATCGCTTCATGCAAGAGGTCCGGCGCGTCTGGCGCAAGTGGCTCACCCGCCGCTCGAACCGGGCGCACATGACCTGGGAGCGCATGGAGAAGCTGCTGGAGCGCTATCCGCTCCCGCGGCCTCGTATCATGGTGAACTCCCGCTTCGCATAG
- a CDS encoding four helix bundle protein produces the protein MLEIYDVVLMMAGDAAGIADRIDRKDRDLARQLRRAVQSVALNVAEGMGSLSGHKRQRYSTALGSAREVLACVQVAQAMRYIEPPPPGVLDRMNHVIATLARLVYRRAS, from the coding sequence ATGCTCGAGATCTATGATGTCGTTTTGATGATGGCAGGGGATGCGGCAGGGATCGCGGATCGAATTGACCGGAAGGATAGAGACCTGGCTCGTCAGTTGCGGCGGGCCGTGCAGAGCGTGGCGCTCAATGTGGCAGAAGGCATGGGCAGCCTCTCCGGGCACAAACGGCAGCGCTACTCCACAGCCCTCGGATCGGCGCGAGAGGTGCTCGCCTGCGTCCAGGTCGCCCAGGCCATGCGCTACATCGAGCCCCCTCCTCCCGGCGTGCTGGACCGCATGAACCACGTCATCGCCACCCTGGCCCGCCTCGTCTACCGCCGCGCTTCGTAA